The nucleotide sequence TCCACCAACCTGATTGCCCGATTGTTCAATAGGGATGACGTAAATGAGTTAAGCCCGCAGCAACTCGAGGCTTATTTGAAATATAACCGACGGAGTGCAGCAAGCCTCCTCGCCGCTGATCGCACCACAGGCGACCGGACGTTTCTACGGGAAGCGATGGAGAAGTATCCCAACGATCCTCGGGTAGATTTCGCTGCGTGGTTAAGAAGCGAATCCCCCGAAGAACGCCGTCGGTGGCTGGACACTTTCAAACAGTCAGCCCCGGACAACGCGCTGGCGAATTACCTCTTGGCGCGCGATTACTTCAAGTCCGGCCAGAGCGACCAGGCCGTGCAGGAACTTCTGGCCTCCGGCAGCAAACCGATACAAGACTACGCGCTCGACTTTATCCAGAACAGCGAAGAAGCGTACCGCTCCGCAGGCTATTCGGATGCGGAGGCGAAAGCAATGGCCACATCCTCCTTGCTGCTCCCGCAATTGACCGAATTCAAACAAGTAGGTTTGAGCCTGGTGGATTTGGCAAAGGCGTACCGGCAGGCAGGCGATGAAGCGTCGGCGCAAGCGGCTTTCCAAATGGCGTCAAACCTCGGCCAGCGCCTCGACGATTCCGGAACGCTCACTTTGATTCAAAGTCTGGTCGGCATCGCCGTTCAACGGAACGTCCTGAACGCAATGGACCCGAACAGCCCGTATGGTGATTCGGGCCAAACCGTGCAAAACCAGATTGACGCGCTGAATCAACGTCGCGCGTCTCTCAACGACATCACCAAGCAAGCCCAGGCTTTGCTGCCCACGATGTCGGAGCAGGATTTGAACACTTATTTCGACCGGCTGAAGCTTTTTGGCGAGGCCGCAACGCTGCGCTGGGCCGTGGACAGATTTGGCCAGCAATGATTGTCCCGGCAGTGTACTAACTACTGCTTTTCCTGACATCCTTCTGAAATATTCCATCGACCGACTTGGGCGGTCTTCGTTAATTTCGCGTCGTGCCCGCGCCATTGCTCAAACTGGACGCTGTCGAAAAATCATTTTCCGGCGTTCGGGCGTTGAAACCAATCCAACTCGAACTGCCCGCCGGAGAAGTGCTCGGTTTGATTGGTGAAAACGGCGCGGGCAAATCCACGCTCATCAAAATTCTGAGCGGTGTCCATGTGCCCGACGGTGGCGTCATCACTTGGGAGGGCCAACCTGTTCGGTTTGGCTCACCCCACGATGCGCTGGTTGCGGGCATCGCCACCATTCATCAGGAGCTGGCGTTTTTCAGTCATCTTTCCGTCGCCGAAAACATGTTACTTGGCGAACCGTGGTCGCGCCGCCGTTGGGGCGGCGTGAACTGGAAACAGCTTCACGCTGAGGCGGAGCGGCGGCTTGAGCATTTTGAATTGACCATTCCGACCCACCGCTTTTTCAGCGAACTCAGTTCCGCGCAAAAACAGGAAGTGGCCATCGCCCGCGCGTTGTCGCGTCAGGCGCGGCTGCTGATTCTCGACGAACCGAGCGCGAGTTTGAGCGAGCCGGAAGTGAAGCGGCTCTTCGCGCATTTACAACGGTTGCGTCGAGCCGGCGTGGCAATTCTTTACGTCACCCATCGGCTCGATGAGATTGTGAAGCTGACCGACCGCGTCGCCATTCTGCGCGATGGCGAACTGGTCGCCTGTTATCCGACGGCGGGAGCCGACGTGAATCGCATGGTGCGCGACATGGTGGGACGTCCACTCGACCAGGTTTATCCGCACACACGGCGCGGCGTTTCCGGTCCGCCGCTCTTGGAACTGAAGTCGGCCACCTGCGCCGGGATGTTTCGCGACACTTCATTCTCAGTGCAAGGCGGTGAGATCGTTGGGCTGGCGGGTCTGGTGGGCGCAGGCCGTTCCGAACTGGCGCGGGCGATTTATGGATTGTATCCGCTCGACAGCGGCGAGATGCGGCTTAACACCCAACCGTGGTCGCCGCGCAACTCACGTCAAGCCGTCGCGAAAGGACTCGTTTACATTCCTGAAGAACGCAAACGTCAGGGTCTGGTGCTCGATCATTCCGTCGGTGCGTCCATCAGCATCGGCTTTTCTGATTTGCTCACGCGTTGGGGATTGATTCCTCGTGCAGCCGAATCCAAACGCGTGCAACGGGCTTTGGAATCGTTTGCCATTCGTAGCACCGGGCCAACGCAAGTGGTCGGCACATTGAGTGGTGGCAACCAACAGAAAACCATTCTGGCTCGCTGGCTCGACCGCGATCCCCAAGTCATCATCCTTGACGAACCAACGCGC is from Verrucomicrobiota bacterium and encodes:
- a CDS encoding sugar ABC transporter ATP-binding protein; amino-acid sequence: MPAPLLKLDAVEKSFSGVRALKPIQLELPAGEVLGLIGENGAGKSTLIKILSGVHVPDGGVITWEGQPVRFGSPHDALVAGIATIHQELAFFSHLSVAENMLLGEPWSRRRWGGVNWKQLHAEAERRLEHFELTIPTHRFFSELSSAQKQEVAIARALSRQARLLILDEPSASLSEPEVKRLFAHLQRLRRAGVAILYVTHRLDEIVKLTDRVAILRDGELVACYPTAGADVNRMVRDMVGRPLDQVYPHTRRGVSGPPLLELKSATCAGMFRDTSFSVQGGEIVGLAGLVGAGRSELARAIYGLYPLDSGEMRLNTQPWSPRNSRQAVAKGLVYIPEERKRQGLVLDHSVGASISIGFSDLLTRWGLIPRAAESKRVQRALESFAIRSTGPTQVVGTLSGGNQQKTILARWLDRDPQVIILDEPTRGVDVGAKAEIHGLIDRLAGQGKAVLLISSDLPEVLGMSDRVLVMHRGTISTELRGESMTQENVILAASGL